In a genomic window of Phenylobacterium koreense:
- a CDS encoding acyl-CoA thioesterase encodes MSRLLEPPPGRQVFTLNFTPVPSDIDENGHVNNVVYVRWIQDMATSHWHARQLAEEQARWAWIVLRHEIDYRRALMPGETATARTWVADAPEGPRFDRFVRIDGPDGAMCAQARTVWCMIDQASGRPRRVTPDIVARFV; translated from the coding sequence GTGAGCCGCCTGCTGGAGCCGCCGCCCGGCCGTCAGGTCTTCACACTGAACTTCACGCCGGTTCCCTCGGATATCGACGAGAATGGGCACGTGAACAACGTGGTCTATGTCCGCTGGATTCAGGACATGGCCACGTCTCACTGGCATGCGCGCCAACTCGCGGAAGAACAGGCCAGGTGGGCCTGGATCGTGCTGCGGCACGAGATCGACTATCGCCGCGCGCTGATGCCGGGAGAGACCGCCACCGCGCGGACCTGGGTCGCCGACGCTCCCGAGGGTCCCAGGTTCGACCGCTTCGTGCGGATCGACGGCCCTGACGGCGCCATGTGCGCCCAGGCGCGAACCGTCTGGTGCATGATCGACCAGGCGAGCGGCCGACCCAGGCGCGTGACGCCCGACATCGTCGCACGGTTCGTGTGA